In Numida meleagris isolate 19003 breed g44 Domestic line chromosome 3, NumMel1.0, whole genome shotgun sequence, the following are encoded in one genomic region:
- the TMEM151B gene encoding transmembrane protein 151B has product MRFSVVFEGGDPSLDLAALVGLAQKAEACRGDPWASILQCLTPVSPASCCLLAFLLFLQPTDLSSCSLSPSPGPLEQQRPVKQSLSKSLCRESHWKCLLLSLLMYGCMGAMTWCHVTKVTRLTFDSAYKGKSMMYHDSPCSNGYVYIPLAFLVMLYVVYLVECWHCYTRNELQYKVDVESVHERVQRMQQATPCIWWKAISYHYVRRTRQVTRYRNGDAYTTTQVYHERVNTHVAEAEFDYSNCGVKDISKDLIDLESYPATRLRFTKCFSFANVESENSYLTQRARFFTENEGLDDYMEAREGMHLKNVDFKEYMVAFSDPDNLPWYVSHYVFWVAALLTLSWPLRVLNEYRTSYVHYHVEKLFGFDYVAVTPAEERSFCRRMPRVNTVDSTELEWHIRSNQQLVPSYSEAVLMDLVGLSGCTSYSACRYGGYRQNCERCHRTISSSSIFSRSALSICNGSPRIPFSSSRFSLGRLYGSRRSCLWQSRSGSLNEQSCPTEQTRLSSQVTVEEEDPPPYQDALYFPILIVHRNEGCLNHDHRHLHRNGSCVETSL; this is encoded by the coding sequence ATGAGGTTCAGTGTGGTGTTTGAAGGAGGGGACCCATCATTGGACCTGGCTGCATTGGTAGGATTGGCGCAGAAAGCTGAAGCATGCAGGGGAGATCCATGGGCTTCCATATTGCAGTGCTTGACACCTGTTTCCCCGGCATCCTGCTGCTTGCTTGCCTTCCTCTTGTTCCTCCAGCCTACTGACCTCTCCTCTTGctctctctccccttctcccGGCCCTCTGGAGCAGCAGCGGCCGGTGAAGCAGTCTCTCAGCAAGTCACTGTGCCGAGAGTCCCACTGGAAatgcctgctgctgtcactgctgatgTATGGCTGCATGGGAGCCATGACGTGGTGCCACGTCACCAAGGTGACCCGGCTGACCTTTGACAGCGCCTACAAGGGCAAGTCCATGATGTACCACGACAGCCCCTGTTCCAATGGCTATGTCTACATCCCCCTGGCCTTCCTGGTGATGCTCTATGTGGTGTACTTGGTGGAGTGCTGGCACTGCTACACCCGCAATGAGCTGCAGTACAAAGTGGATGTGGAAAGCGTGCACGAGCGAGTGCAGCGGATGCAGCAGGCGACCCCGTGCATCTGGTGGAAGGCCATCAGCTACCACTACGTCCGGAGGACCCGGCAGGTGACCCGCTATCGTAATGGGGATGCCTACACCACCACCCAAGTGTATCATGAGCGGGTCAACACCCACGTGGCAGAGGCTGAGTTTGATTATTCCAACTGTGGAGTTAAGGACATCTCCAAGGATCTCATTGACTTGGAGAGCTACCCGGCCACGCGGCTCCGCTTCACCAAGTGTTTCAGCTTTGCCAACGTGGAGTCGGAGAACTCCTACCTGACCCAGCGGGCCCGCTTCTTCACAGAGAACGAGGGCTTGGATGACTACATGGAGGCCAGGGAGGGGATGCACCTCAAAAACGTGGACTTCAAGGAATACATGGTGGCCTTTTCTGATCCAGACAACCTGCCTTGGTACGTATCCCACTATGTTTTCTGGGTGGCTGCTCTGCTGACCCTATCCTGGCCCCTGCGGGTGCTAAATGAGTACCGCACTTCCTACGTCCATTACCATGTGGAGAAACTCTTTGGGTTTGACTACGTGGCGGTGACACCGGCTGAGGAGCGCTCCTTCTGCCGGAGGATGCCCCGCGTCAACACGGTggacagcactgagctggagTGGCACATCCGATCCAACCAGCAGCTGGTTCCCAGCTACTCGGAAGCCGTCCTGATGGACTTGGTGGGGCTGTCTGGCTGCACCAGCTACTCCGCATGCCGCTACGGGGGCTACAGGCAGAACTGTGAGCGGTGCCACAGGACTATAAGCAGCTCTTCCATCTTCTCCCGCAGCGCCCTGAGCATCTGCAACGGTAGCCCCCGCATCCCCTTCAGCAGCAGCCGCTTCTCGCTGGGCCGCCTGTATGGCTCGCGGCGCAGCTGCCTCTGGCAGAGCCGGAGCGGGAGCCTGaatgagcagagctgccccacgGAGCAGACCCGCCTCTCCAGCCAAGTGACGGTGGAGGAGGAAGACCCCCCTCCTTATCAGGACGCCCTCTATTTCCCCATTCTCATTGTGCACCGCAATGAAGGCTGCCTGAACCATGACCACCGTCACCTCCACCGCAATGGGTCCTGCGTGGAGACCTCACTGTGA